From the genome of Streptomyces ficellus:
CGGGTCCGTCCCGACCAGCGCCCCCAGCGGCGCGCCCGCCTCACCGGCGGTCGTCAGCGGTACGAGGACGAGCGGCCGGTCCGACACGTGCCGGTGCCGCACCGTGGCCAGCGGCTGGGCGCGCCCCGACTCCACGGCCTCCAGCCGGGCGAGCGTGGAGATCAGCGACATGCGCCCACCGCCTCCAGCGACTCCGCCCGCAGCTCCGCCGCCCGCCGCAGCGCGGCCACCGCCGGATCGTCCGGGTCCCCCGACTCGCCCCGCGCCGCCGCGAGCACCGCGCCGACCGTCGTCAGCCCGCCCAGCTCGCCGCGCACCGAACGGCCCAGCGCCTCCACCGCGCCCGCCTCCCGGGCCCGGCCGCGGCAGTGGAACGCCAGCTCGCACGCGGACAGGCACTCCGGCGCGTACGCGTGCGGAACCGCCTCCACCGAGGCGGCGAGCCGCTCCGGGGAACACGCCTCCACGTCGAAGGACACCCCCTCGGGCAACCCCGCCGCGATGTCCTCGATCCGGGTGAGCCGGGCCAGCTGGCGCCGGGTCACGGACAACTGCTTGCGGACGTCGACGACCGAACCGGTGGGCTGGTTGGAGAAGTCCTTCGGGCACACCAGCAACACCGAATGCCCCACCGACGCGCCCCCGGTCACCGCCGCCACCCGCTCCAGCGCCAGCACGTACACCGCCGCCTGCCGGGCCGCCGCGCCGACCTTCGCCGCGTCCGCCGACCCGTCGATCATCGGGAACGACTTGATCTCGACGACCGTCCACCGCCCGTCCGGCGCCACCACCACCGCGTCCGGCTCCAGGTAGGCGGGCGAACCGGCCACGTCCAGGGCCAGCATCGGGTGGTCGAGCAGCGACCACGCCCCGGCGGCGGTCGCCTCGCGCAGCTCCAGCGCCGTGCGCGCCGCGCGGCCCTGCGGCCCGGCCGCCGCCAGGTCCGGCACCCGCACCCCGTCCGGCTTGGCCACGCCCAGCAGCCGCATCAGCTCCAGCCCGCCGTCGGCCTTCACCTTCGCCTCGAACGCGTTGCCCCGCATGAACGCGAACTGCGACTGGCCGAACCCCGAGGGCGAGCCGAGCGCGGACGCCAGCGCCGCCTTGTCGACCCCGGCGCCGTCCAGCAGCGCCCGGCGCCGGCAGCCCGGATTGGCGGCCAGCGCCGCCAGCGCACGGGCATCCAGCGGATGCGGCGCGGCGGCCGGGCCGCGCAGCTCGGCGAGCTGCTGTCGCAGTGTCGTCTGCGGACGCGGGACGGGTCCGCTGCCCAGGGAATCGCTCACCCGCGGAAGTCTCGCATCCGCCACTGACAACCGGGGCCGGGACCGCCCGCTTGGTCGCCCCGCGCGCCCTTGGGCGATGATGGGAGGACACCCAAGGCGAGACCTCAGGAGAGCCCCTCATGGCACCGCGGATCCTGCTCGCCCGGCACGGCCAGACCGAATGGTCGCTGCTGGGCAGGCACACCGGCCGGACGGACATACCGCTGCTCGAGGAGGGCCGCCGGGGCGCGAAGCTGCTCGGCGAGCGGCTCCACCGCGGGCCCTGGGACGGTCTGGACGGCGTCGAGATCCGCACGAGCCCGCTCTCCCGCGCGCGTAAGACCTGCGAACTCGCCGGCTTCGGCGACCGCGCGGAGCGCTGGGACGCGCTGATGGAGTGGGACTACGGCGCGTACGAGGGCATGACGCCGCCCGAGATCAAGGCGAGCCGGCCGGACTGGTTCATCTGGCGCGACGGCGTGCCCGACGGCGAGACCCTGGCCCAGCTCTCGGACCGCGCGGACCAGGTCGTCGCCTGGGCGCGCTCCGCCGACCGGGACGTCCTGGTCTTCGCGCACGGCCACATCCTGCGCTCCATCGCCGCCCGCTGGCTGGGCGAGCCCGTCTCGTTCGCGGCCCGCATCCGCCTCGACCCCACGAGCCTCTCCGCCCTCGGCTGGGCCTACGGCGCCCCCGCGCTGGAGCGCTGGAACGACACGGGGCACCTGGAGGGGTAGCCCGGCCCGGCGCCCATGAGGTTCTCAGGCCGGCGCCAGGGCGGCGCTCCGCTCCAGGAAGGCCGACACCGTCGCGCCGTCGGCGTACGGGACGAGCAGGCGGGCCGTGTCGGTGAGCATCGCGCGGACGCGGCTGGAGTGGACGTCCTCCAGCAGGTCCAGCACCTGCTCCCCGGTGGCCGCCGCCTCCTCCGGGGAGCCGCCGCGGGCCAGGTCGGCCGCCAGCTGGGCGCGGTACAGCGCCAGGTTGCGGGTGAAGTGCGGGTCCTGGAGGGCGACCGCGCGGCGGGCGTGGCGGGTGGCGCGCGGCCAGTCGCCCAGGGCGGACCAGCACTGGGCCTCCAGCGCCTCCAGCTCGGGCTCGCCGAAGAACGACATCCACTCCGGGTCGGCGTCGCTCCTTCCGCGCCCGAACAGCGTGTGCGCCCGCCCCAGGGCCTCCTCGCACGCCACCCGGTCGCCGAGGCCCGCCCGGCCGCCCGCCTCCCGCAGCGCCAGCAGCGCCAGCAGCCGGGGCGAGCGCAGGTGCCGTCCCGCGCTCTGCCCGGCCTGCGCCGCCCGTACCGCCTCGCGGTACCGGCCCGCGTCCCTGGCCAGGAACGACGTGTTGGAGAACGCGTGCGCCTCCAGGGCGGCGTCGCCCGCCACGCGCGCGGTGGCCAGGGCTTCCGCGTAGAGCGAGCGGGCGTCGTCCGGGCTGCCCGAGTCGTGCGCCAGCCAGCCCACCGAGAGCGCCAGTTCGCCGGCGCCCGCGTGCATCCGGTCGGCCGTGGACCGGCGGGCCGCCGTCCCGGCGTCGAGCAGCGCGTACGCACCGCGCAGCGGTTCGGCGGCCATCCGGTACAGCCGGTCCGCGCCGTGCCGGTCGTCGAGCAGCCGGATGCGGCGTACCGCCTCCTCCACGGCGGCCACCTCGGTCTCGCCGAACCTGCCGCCGGCGCGGGGCGCGGGGACGACGCCGCCGAGACCGAGCGAGGCGGCCGCCAGGGTGGCGGTGCCGCTCGTCATGAATGCGCGACGCAGCACGTCGCTCTCCTCATCGTTCCGGGTGGTGATCAGTGGCGCCGGCGCGCCGGCCGCCGCGGCACGCGCCGCCCGGCCGCGCACCTGCTCCCGGGCGGCGAACCCCAGATCCGTCAGGGACAGCCCGGGGAACATGTGCAGGAACACCCGCTCGTACGCGTAGTTGGGGCAGCGGATCTCGCCCGACTCCACGCGCCCGATGTAGCGGGCGTCGCAGGCGACCTGTTCGCCGATCTCCCGGGCCGCCCGGCGCACCGCCGCCGCGAACTCGCCGGGGGAGCGCTGCCCGCGCAGGTGGCGGAAGGCGAGATTGGGAACCGTCCGTGACGTCGCCATGGCCGAGCCCTCTCCCGCGTCCCGCTCCGCCGTCGTTCCGGCGGAGCAAGAACGTACCTGCTGTGACGGACTGGACACACAGGGTTTGGCTACAAATCGGATATCTCACCCACGATCCGCCATGAAATGCCATCCTTTGCGGCGGCGTGCCGCCGTAGCCGTTGACGCGTGGCGGCGTTGAACCATGTGGAGAGACGCCATGTGTCTCCGCACGGGGACTCGAGCGAGGAGGGGATCCCTTGTTGGAGGTCGGCATGCAGGTGAATCCGCAGTCCGGTGGTGCGTCTGGGGCCACCGCGCAGCACTGGCCCGTACCGGACGCGAGCGTCCCGCCCGGAGAGGGCGAGCCGTGCGACCTGGTGACCGTGCCGGCCCGGCAGGGCCTCGAGGCGGTCGACATCCTGCGGCGCGGCGGCGCCCCCGCCGTCGGGCCCGTACTGCACGACGGTTCGTGCGACACCCTCGGCTTCCTCGTGCCGCCGGGCACCGCGGACGGCTGGGACATGCCGGGCAGCGCCTGCACCCAGACCTCCGGGCGCGGCCTGCGGATCCCGCTCCTTCCCGGCGCGCAGCCGGAGAACCCCGCGGCCGGCTGGCTGCTGCCCCCGGCCGACGCCAACCCGGTCACCGACCCCGTCGTCCTGCGCGAGGCGCTCGGCGAGGCCGCCCGCCTGATCGAGGCCGCCGACAACTGCCGGTGACCCCCGCCGGACGCCCCCGCCCCGCACCACGGCCGATAATGGGCGGATGGCGAGGAACAAACGGCGTGCACGGGGTCCGGCGGCCGAGGCGGTGACCGAGTCCGTGGCCGGCGGGGTCGCCGAGCTGATACCCGACCCGGAGCACCCACGGGCCTGGACGCTGCTCATCGACGGGGCGCCCCAGTCGCACGTGGACCTCGACGACCCGGCCCGGCTCGGCTTCGCGTACCAGCGGCGGCTCGGCCATGTCATCGACCTCGTCGCACCGCCGGGGCGGCCCCTGAAGGCGGTGCACCTCGGCGGCGGCGCCCTCACCCTCGCCCGGTACGTCGCCGCCACCCGGCCCCGCTCCACCCAGCAGGTCGTCGAGGTCGACGCGCCCCTCGTCGAGCTGGTGCGCCGCGCGCTGCCGCTCGACCCGGCGGCCCGCATACGGGTGCGCACCGCGGACGCCCGCGCCGGACTCGGCAAGGTGCCGGACGGCTGGGCCGACCTGGTCGTCGCCGACGTCTTCAGCGGCGCCCGCACCCCCGCCCACCTCACCAGCACGGAGTTCCTCACCGAGGTGCGGCGCGTCCTCGCCCCCGGCGGGCACTACGCCGCCAACCTCGCCGACGGCCCGCCCCTGGCCCACCTGCGCGGACAGATCGCCACCGCCGCCGCCGTCTTCCCCGAACTCGCGCTGGCCGCCGACCCGGCCGTGCTGCGCGGACGCCGCTTCGGCAACGCGGTCCTCCTCGCCTCCGGCGTACCGCTCCCGGTCGCCGAGCTGACCCGCCGGGTCGCGACCGACCCGCACCCGGGGCGGGTGGAGCACGGCAGGGGGCTGACCGACTTCACCGGCGGGGCGGCCGCCGTCGCCGACGCGCGCGCCAAGGACTCACCCCTGCCGCCCGCCTCCGTGTTCGAATGACCGGACCCGCGGGCCGGGGCCGGACGCGCGTCACGTCCGGCGTTCGTCGAGCTGCACCATCGGCGGGTGGTCGTGCCAGGTGCAGAACACGTCGTTCTCCTCGCCCTCGCGGCTGAACGTGACACGGATGTACGTCGGCTGCTTCCACACCTGCATCTGCCAGCCGGGCGCCGGGGTCGCCGAGACCAGCTCCGCCGACGACGCCCCGACGTCGAACGCCACCCGGCCGCCGTCGACCGTGTAGCTCTTCACCTCACCGCCGCTCGCGGGCGGTGTGCTCGCGGGCGGCGACGGGGGAGTGCGCGGCGGGTCGGCGGGCGGCTTGCGGCTCGCGGCCGGGGGTGAGGAGGAGGCCCGGGACGGTGAGGGACTCGGCGCGGGGGAGCGCTCCGGGCGGTGCGTGGACGAGGCCCGGGGTGTCGCGCTCGCCGCCGCCGGGCGGTCCGCGGTGATCGGCAGGGCGCGCGGCGGGTCGTACGCCGTCCCGGCCATCACCGTGTGCACGCCCCACCACGAGAGGGTGACCGCCGCGCCCGTGGCGAGCGACCACGCCATGGCGTGTACGAGTCCTCTACGCATCCGGGCCATCCTGCACCACCCGCCCCAGAGGTCAACACCGGTCCCCCTCATTCCGCCTTATGGCGTACGGTGCCGCCCATGGCAAGTGTGCTCGTGGTCGAGGACGACCAGTTCGTGCGCTCCGCCCTCATCCGGCACCTGACCGAGGCCTCCCACACCGTACGGAGCGTCGGAACGGCACTGGAGGCGCTGCGCGAGGTCGCCCATTTCCGGTTCGACGTCGTCATCCTGGACCTCGGACTGCCTGATCTGGACGGCTCCGAGGCGCTGAAGATGCTGCGCGGCATCACCGACGTACCCGTGATCATCGCCACGGCGCGGGACGACGAGGCCGAGATCGTCCGGCTCCTCAACGACGGCGCCGACGACTACCTCACCAAGCCGTTCTCCGTCGAGCACCTGTCCGCCCGGATGGCCGCCGTGCTGCGCCGCGCCCGCGCGGCCGCCGGCGAGGCCCCGCCCAGCAGCCTCCTCCAGGTCGGCGGGCTCACCGTCGACCCGCTGCGGCGCCAGGCCGAACTGGACGGAGTGCGACTGGACCTGACGCGCCGGGAGTTCGACCTGCTGGCGTTCCTCGCCGGCCGCCCGGGAGTGGTCGTCCCGCGCAAGGAACTGCTGGCCGAGGTGTGGCAGCAGTCGTACGGCGACGACCAGACCATCGACGTCCACCTGTCGTGGCTGCGGAGGAAGCTGGGCGAGACGGCCGCCAAACCCCGCTACCTGCACACCCTCCGGGGCGTCGGCGTCAAGCTGGAGCCGCCCCAGTGACCGCCGCCGGCCCGGGCAGCGGGACACGGACGGAGGGCCGGGCGCGGTGAGGTGGGCGCTCGTCAAGGTGGCGCTGGCCGTCACGGTGATGGTCGTGCTGGCGTTCGCCGTGCCGCTCGGGCTCGTCATCAAGGAGATGGCCCGCGACCGGGCGTTCACCAACGCCGAACGGCAGGCCGCGGCCATCGGCACCTCCCTGTCCATCACCACCGACCGGGGCCAGCTCGACCGGGCCGTCGCCTCCACCCAGGCGGGCGCCGCGGGGCGGCTGGCCGTGCACATGCCCGCGTCCGGCGAACCGGGCGCCCGGGCCATGGAGATCGGCGCCGGCCGGGCCACCGAGGACGACCTGGACACCGTGCGCCGCACCCCGCGCGCCTCCACCGCCGAGGTCCCCGGCGGCTACGCCCTCCTCCAGCCGACCGCCATCAGTACCGGTCAGATCGCCATCGTCGAGGTGTACGTCCCCGAGGGCGAGGTCACCAACGGCATCGCCACCGCCTGGCTGGTCCTCGCCGGTGTGGGCCTCGCCCTGGTCGTCGGCTCGGTCGCCGTCGCCGACCGGCTCGGCGTCCGCCTGGTGCAGCCCGCCCAGCGGCTCGCGCACGCCGCCCACGACCTGGGCGAGGGCAGGCTCGGCGCCCGGGTGCCCGAGGAGGGGCCCACCGAACTGAAGTCCGCCGCCGTCGCGTTCAACTCGATGGCCGACCAGGTCGTCCAGCTCCTCGCCAACGAGCGCGAGCTGGCCGCGGACCTCTCCCACCGGCTGCGCACCCCCCTGACGGTGCTGCGCCTGAACGCCGCCTCGCTCGGCGAAGGGCCCGCCGCCGAGCAGACCCGGGCGGCGGTCGAGCAGCTGGAGCGGGAGGTCGACACCATCATCCGCACCGCCAGGGAGGCCAAGCCGCAGACCCAGGCCGCCGGGCCCGGCGCCGGGTGCGACGCCTCCGAAGTCGTCCGGGAACGCATGGCCTTCTGGTCCGCGCTCGCCGAGGACGAGGGCCGCAAGGTGCGCCTCGCGGGCGTCGACCGGCCGGTGCGCATCCCGGTGGCCCGCCCGGAGCTGGTCGCCTCCCTGGACGCGCTGCTCGGCAACGTCTTTCGGCACACCCCGGAGGGCACCGCCTTCTCGGTCGACGTCCACAACGGCGACGACGCCGTCATCGTCCTCGTCTCGGACGCGGGACCCGGCATCGAGGACCCGGAGGCCGCCCTCGTACGCGGCAACAGCGGGGCGCGGGACGGCTCGACCGGGCTCGGACTGGACATCGTCCGGCGGGTCGCCGAGTCCACCGGCGGCGACGTCCGCATCGGGCGTTCCGTCCTCGGCGGCACGGAGGTCCGCGTCTGGATCGGGCTGGACGGGCGCGCCCACCGGGTCGAGGGGCGGCGGCGGAGGCGCGGCGTGAGCCGACGCCGCCGCGCCCAGCATTAATCCGCTCCCATGGCTTCCTTAAGCGGAGCCTAAGTTCCTCAACACCCGTCCCGTAGAGAACATTTGTCCGTTTCTGGCTCGCTAGCGTGCTGCCCGCACCACCAACCCCCCCCAGTAACACAGAGGCAGGCACGCGATGGGCAGCACCGGCAACACGGGCAACACGGGAAGCGCGGGCGGCAGGGCCGCGCACCGTCGCAGGGCGAGCGCCAGGAGCAAGGCGATCGGCGCGGTCGTGGCGGCCGCGGTGGCCGGCGGTGCCGCGTTCGCGTTCACCGGTACCGCCCAGGCCGCCGCCGTCGGCGCCGCGTACACCAGGACCAGCTCCTGGGACGGCGGGTACACCGGTCAGTACGTCATCACCAACGAGACGGACCAGGCGCGGTCGGACTGGACGCTCGAGTTCGACCTGCCCGCCGGCACCCGGATCGGCTCCCTGTGGAACGGCGACCACACGGTGAAGGGGCAGCACGTCACCGTGAAGCCCACGAGCTGGAACAAGCAGCTCGCCCCCGGCGCCTCCGTCACGGTCGGCTTCGTCACCAGCGCCACCGGCGAGGCCGGCGACCCGGCCGGGTGCCTGATCGACGCGGCCGCCTGCTCCGCCGACGGCGGCACCACGCCGCAGCCCAGCGGCCGTCCCACCGAGCAGCCCACACCCACCCCGTCCGCGCCCGCGCCCACCAAGCCCGCGCCCACCAAGCCGGCCCCCACCGGCCCCGCGCCCACCGCGACCCCCGGCGGCCCCACGGCCACCGGCGCGAAGTTCGCCCCCTACGTCGACACCTCGCTGTACCCGGCGTACGACCTGCTCGACACCGCCACCAAGACCGGGGTGAAGGAGTTCAACCTCGCCTTCATCACCTCCGGCGGCTCCTGCGCCCCGCTCTGGGGCGGCGTCACCGGCCTCGCGGACGACAAGGTCGCCGCGCAGATAGGCGCCCTGCGCGCCAGGGGCGGCGACGTCCGCGTGTCGTTCGGCGGCGCCGCCGGCCGCGAGCTGGCCCTCAACTGCGCCACCGCCGGCGACCTCGCGGCGGCGTACGGCAAGGTCGTCGACCAGTACAAGCTCACCAAGGTCGACTTCGACGTGGAGGGCGCGGCCCTCCCCGACACCGCCGCCAACACCCGCCGCGCCCAGGCCGTCGCGCAGCTCCAGAAGTCCCACCCGGGCCTGGACGTCTCCTTCACCCTGCCCGTCATGCCCGAGGGGCTGACCCAGCCGGGCGTGGACCTGCTCGCCGACGCCGGGAAGAACGGCGTGAAGATCGGCGCCGTCAACATCATGGCGATGGACTACGGCCCCGCGTACAGCGGTGACATGGGCGAGTACGCCATCCAGGCCGCGACCGCCACCCAGGCCCAGATCAAGGGCGTACTGGGACTGTCGGACGCGGCGGCCTGGAAGACCGTCGCCGTCACCCCAATGATCGGCGTCAACGACGTCACCACCGAGATCTTCAAGGTCGACGATGCCACCCAGCTCGTCGACTTCGCCACGTCCAAGGGCCTGGCCTGGCTGTCGATGTGGTCCTCCACCCGCGACAAGCAGTGCGCGGCCGGCGCCGTGAACCACGCGGACGCCACGTGCAGCTCGATCCTCCAGCAGCCGCTGGCCTTCACCAAGGCGTTCGCCGCCTACCAGTAGCCGCCCGACCCACCCCCCCAGCGCTCCGGCCGGGCCCGCCCCCCACCCGGCCGGAGCGCACCCTTCCGGCACGCCCGCCCCTTCCGGCTCATCCCTTCACGGCGCCCTGCATGATGCCGCCCACGATCTGCCGGCCGAAGACCACGAAGACCAGCAGCAGCGGCAGGGTCCCCAGCAGGGCGCCCGCCATGATGACCGCCTGGTCCGGGACGTAGCCGCGCCCGAGGCCGGTGAGCGCCACCTGGACCGTCGGGTTGCTCTGGGTCAGGGCGATGACGGGCCAGAAGAAGTCGTTCCAGGCCATGACGAACGTCAGCATCGCCAGGACCGCCATCGCGGGCCGGGCGGCCGGGAACACGACGTGCCACACCACCCGCAGGCCGCCCGCGCCGTCCGCCCGGGCCGCCTCGATCAGCTCCGTGGGCAGCGCCCGCACCAGGTACTGGCGCATGAAGAACACCCCGAAGCCGCTCACCAGCGCCGGCAGGACCACCGACTGGAGCCGGTCGACCCACGACAGTTCGGCGACCAGCATGAACAGCGGCACCACGCTCAGCTGCGGGGGCACCGTCATCGTGCCGATCACCAGCAGCAGGAGCGCGTTCCGGAACCGGAAGCGCAGCTTGGCGAACGCGAAACCGGCGAGCGTGGAGAACAGCACCGTGCCCGCCGCGACCGTGCTCGCCACGACGAACGTGTTGAGCAGCGCCACACCCATGTGGGCGTCGGTCCAGGCGACGCGGACGTTCTCCACCAGGTCGCCGCCGAACCACACCGGTGGTGGCGTCCGCGCCAGCCGGCCGCCCGTGCCGGACGCGGCGATCGCCGTCCAGACGAGCGGGAACAGCGACAGTACGGTGACGACGACCAGCACCGCGTACGTCATCCAGCCCGCGCGTGCCCTCACGGCGTCCGCCTCCTCCGGTACGCGCCCACCAAGGCGACGGCCGCCCCGAGGAGCAGCAAAATCAGGAACATCGCCCACGCGATCGCCGAGGCGCGGCCCAGGTGCAGGTCCACCCAGCCCTGCTCGTACAGGTACAGCCCCAAGGTCTGGAACTGGTGCTCCGAGCCGCCCGTGGCGCCCGCGCTGCCGTTGAACAGCAGCGGCTCACCGAACAACTGGGTGGCGCCGATGGTGGACACGACGACGGTGAACAGGATCGTCGGCCGCAGCGAGGGCACGGTGACGTGGACGAACTGCCGCCACCGCGAGGCGCCGTCCAGCGCCGCCGACTCGTACAGCTCGTCCGGCACCGCCTGGAGGGCGGCCAGGTAGATCAGCGCGTTGTAGCCCGTCCACCGCCAGACGACGATCGTGGACACGGCGATCCGCGAGGTCCACCGGCCGTTCTGCCAGTCGACCGGCCCGGCGCCCACGACGCCCAGCACCCAGTTGACGAAGCCGAAGTCCCGCCCGAAGAGCAGGACGAACACCAGGGTCGCGGCGGCCACCGACGTGGCGTACGGGGTGAGGACGACGACCCGGAAGAACGTCGAGCCGCGCAGCCGGTGGTGGAGCAGGTGCGCGATCCCCAGCGCCATCAGCAACTGGGGCACGGTGGAGAGGATCCCGATGGTCACCGTGTTCCGGAGCGCGTTCAGGAAGAACTCGTCGGTCAGCAGCCGCGCGTAGTTCCGCAGCCCCACCCACTCCATGTCGGTGGGCGCCGTCAGCTCCACCCGGTGCAGGGACGCCCAGCCGGTGAAGAGGAGCGGGAAGAGCCCGAACGCGCCGAACAGGACGAAGAACGGGGCGATGTGGGCGTACGGCCCCCATCGAGCGCCCCCTCGCGCGCCCCGTCGCGTCCGCCGTCGCGTCCGCCGTCGCCCGGGGGCGCCGCCCGCGCGGGGGACGGGCGGGGAGGCCGGGGCGGGAGGGGGAGCGGGGGCGGTGGCACGCGCGCGTGCGGGGGTGTCGTCCGGCAGGGGTGTCGTAGTGGTGTCGCCGGTCATGGCTCACAGGTCCAGTGCGTTGTCGATGGTCCTGACCGCCGCGTCCCAGCCGTCCTCGGGCCGCCGGCCCTTCTGGTCGACCTGGAGCATGCCGATGTCGGCCAGGTTCTGCGCGATGACCAGGTCCTTCGGGCCGAGGACCGTCACCGGCACGCCCCGGGCGGCACGGGTGTAGATCCGGCCGGTCGGGGCGTCACCGAAGTAGGGGTGCCGGGCGCCGGCGACCGCCGGGAGGGCGTGGGCGGCGGACGCGCTCGGGAAGCTGCCGCGCCGCCGGAACAGCGTCGCCTGCTGCGCGGGCGCCGTCAGCCAGGCCGCCAGCCTCACCGCCTGTGCCCGGCGCTTCCCGGACTTCGGTACGACGAGGAAGGAGCCGCCCCAGTTCGCCGGCCGGGGCGCGGCGGCCACGTCCCACAGGTCCTCACCCGCCGGGCCCGCCTTGTCCTCGATGTAACCGAGCATCCAGGCCGGGCAGGAGACGGTGGCGAAGGTGCCGTTCGCGAAGGCCTGGTCCCAGGCGGGCGTGAACTGCTGGAGCCTCGCCGTCAGGCCCTCGGTGGCGAACGCGGCGGCGATGTCCCACGCCTCGCGCACGGCAGGGCTGGTCTTGTACACGACGGTGCCGTCCTCGTCGTAGAACCGCCGCGCGCTGCTGCCCGTGACGGCCGACAGCACCCCGGACGCCGAGTCGGTGAAGGACGTGCCCGCCGGTGCCCGGTCGCGGTACCGCCTGCCCGTCTCCAGGTACGCGCGCCAGTCGCCCGCCCACAGCCGGCCCACCGCGTCCCGGCCGGTGGGCAGCCCGGCCCGGGCGAACAGGTCCTTGCGGTAGCAGACGGCCTGCGGCCCGATGTCGGTGCCGAGGCCGACCGTGCGGCCGTCGCGTGTCGTGGCCTGCGCCCACTTCCACGGCAGGAAGTCCGCCCGGCGCACCCCGGGCGCCCGGCCCAGGTCCACGAGCCGGTCCGCCTGGGTGGCGGTCACCTCCGCGATATTGATGGCCTCGACGGCCTGGACGTCGGCGAGGCCGCTGTCACTGACGAGGTGGGTGAGGAGCTGCGGGTAGTAGTTCTCGTTGCGCTGGATGGACGTCTGGGTGATGACGACGTCCTGGTGGAGCCTCATGTACGCGTCGTACAGGCCGGCCTCCTCGTACCCGAACGATCCGAAGAGACCCACCGTCAGGACGGTCCGGCCGGCCGGGTCGTCACCGCTCCGGCCGCAGCCGGCCGCCGGTACGGCGCCGAGCACCACGGCGGCCGCGAGCGGCAGGGCCCGTCTCGGGAACCGGCGGGCAAAACCACGCATGAGGCGATTCATGAGGCGATTCTGTACGCAACCGGCGTCGCGACGTGCCGAGGACGCCCCGCGCGTCAGAGCTGCCGGAGGTGGTCGCGCAGCCTGCGGGCGGCCCGGGCCATGAGGATGTCGGCGCCGGGCTGGGAACTGGCCGGAACGAGTGACTCCGTGAGGACGGCGACGGCGAACGTCTGGCCGTCGGCGTGCTCGACGACACCGATCTCATGGCGGAGGTTGAGCAGGGTGCCGGTCTTGGACGCCCAACGGGTGGCGTCGGACTGGAAGTCGGGGGCGAGGCGCTGGCGGAGCAGGTGGTGGCCCATCAGGTCGCGCACCCGCGCGGCCACGTCCGGGTGGATCGCGGACGGCGTCCACAGGGCCTGGA
Proteins encoded in this window:
- a CDS encoding histidine phosphatase family protein — its product is MAPRILLARHGQTEWSLLGRHTGRTDIPLLEEGRRGAKLLGERLHRGPWDGLDGVEIRTSPLSRARKTCELAGFGDRAERWDALMEWDYGAYEGMTPPEIKASRPDWFIWRDGVPDGETLAQLSDRADQVVAWARSADRDVLVFAHGHILRSIAARWLGEPVSFAARIRLDPTSLSALGWAYGAPALERWNDTGHLEG
- a CDS encoding tetratricopeptide repeat protein — protein: MATSRTVPNLAFRHLRGQRSPGEFAAAVRRAAREIGEQVACDARYIGRVESGEIRCPNYAYERVFLHMFPGLSLTDLGFAAREQVRGRAARAAAAGAPAPLITTRNDEESDVLRRAFMTSGTATLAAASLGLGGVVPAPRAGGRFGETEVAAVEEAVRRIRLLDDRHGADRLYRMAAEPLRGAYALLDAGTAARRSTADRMHAGAGELALSVGWLAHDSGSPDDARSLYAEALATARVAGDAALEAHAFSNTSFLARDAGRYREAVRAAQAGQSAGRHLRSPRLLALLALREAGGRAGLGDRVACEEALGRAHTLFGRGRSDADPEWMSFFGEPELEALEAQCWSALGDWPRATRHARRAVALQDPHFTRNLALYRAQLAADLARGGSPEEAAATGEQVLDLLEDVHSSRVRAMLTDTARLLVPYADGATVSAFLERSAALAPA
- a CDS encoding spermidine synthase; translated protein: MARNKRRARGPAAEAVTESVAGGVAELIPDPEHPRAWTLLIDGAPQSHVDLDDPARLGFAYQRRLGHVIDLVAPPGRPLKAVHLGGGALTLARYVAATRPRSTQQVVEVDAPLVELVRRALPLDPAARIRVRTADARAGLGKVPDGWADLVVADVFSGARTPAHLTSTEFLTEVRRVLAPGGHYAANLADGPPLAHLRGQIATAAAVFPELALAADPAVLRGRRFGNAVLLASGVPLPVAELTRRVATDPHPGRVEHGRGLTDFTGGAAAVADARAKDSPLPPASVFE
- a CDS encoding response regulator transcription factor, whose product is MASVLVVEDDQFVRSALIRHLTEASHTVRSVGTALEALREVAHFRFDVVILDLGLPDLDGSEALKMLRGITDVPVIIATARDDEAEIVRLLNDGADDYLTKPFSVEHLSARMAAVLRRARAAAGEAPPSSLLQVGGLTVDPLRRQAELDGVRLDLTRREFDLLAFLAGRPGVVVPRKELLAEVWQQSYGDDQTIDVHLSWLRRKLGETAAKPRYLHTLRGVGVKLEPPQ
- a CDS encoding sensor histidine kinase; translation: MRWALVKVALAVTVMVVLAFAVPLGLVIKEMARDRAFTNAERQAAAIGTSLSITTDRGQLDRAVASTQAGAAGRLAVHMPASGEPGARAMEIGAGRATEDDLDTVRRTPRASTAEVPGGYALLQPTAISTGQIAIVEVYVPEGEVTNGIATAWLVLAGVGLALVVGSVAVADRLGVRLVQPAQRLAHAAHDLGEGRLGARVPEEGPTELKSAAVAFNSMADQVVQLLANERELAADLSHRLRTPLTVLRLNAASLGEGPAAEQTRAAVEQLEREVDTIIRTAREAKPQTQAAGPGAGCDASEVVRERMAFWSALAEDEGRKVRLAGVDRPVRIPVARPELVASLDALLGNVFRHTPEGTAFSVDVHNGDDAVIVLVSDAGPGIEDPEAALVRGNSGARDGSTGLGLDIVRRVAESTGGDVRIGRSVLGGTEVRVWIGLDGRAHRVEGRRRRRGVSRRRRAQH
- a CDS encoding glycoside hydrolase family 18 protein — encoded protein: MGSTGNTGNTGSAGGRAAHRRRASARSKAIGAVVAAAVAGGAAFAFTGTAQAAAVGAAYTRTSSWDGGYTGQYVITNETDQARSDWTLEFDLPAGTRIGSLWNGDHTVKGQHVTVKPTSWNKQLAPGASVTVGFVTSATGEAGDPAGCLIDAAACSADGGTTPQPSGRPTEQPTPTPSAPAPTKPAPTKPAPTGPAPTATPGGPTATGAKFAPYVDTSLYPAYDLLDTATKTGVKEFNLAFITSGGSCAPLWGGVTGLADDKVAAQIGALRARGGDVRVSFGGAAGRELALNCATAGDLAAAYGKVVDQYKLTKVDFDVEGAALPDTAANTRRAQAVAQLQKSHPGLDVSFTLPVMPEGLTQPGVDLLADAGKNGVKIGAVNIMAMDYGPAYSGDMGEYAIQAATATQAQIKGVLGLSDAAAWKTVAVTPMIGVNDVTTEIFKVDDATQLVDFATSKGLAWLSMWSSTRDKQCAAGAVNHADATCSSILQQPLAFTKAFAAYQ
- a CDS encoding carbohydrate ABC transporter permease translates to MTYAVLVVVTVLSLFPLVWTAIAASGTGGRLARTPPPVWFGGDLVENVRVAWTDAHMGVALLNTFVVASTVAAGTVLFSTLAGFAFAKLRFRFRNALLLLVIGTMTVPPQLSVVPLFMLVAELSWVDRLQSVVLPALVSGFGVFFMRQYLVRALPTELIEAARADGAGGLRVVWHVVFPAARPAMAVLAMLTFVMAWNDFFWPVIALTQSNPTVQVALTGLGRGYVPDQAVIMAGALLGTLPLLLVFVVFGRQIVGGIMQGAVKG